In Choloepus didactylus isolate mChoDid1 chromosome 6, mChoDid1.pri, whole genome shotgun sequence, one DNA window encodes the following:
- the LOC119537090 gene encoding olfactory receptor 51L1-like, with product MVFFNSSDYRHCLLTGFPGLEVSHPVLSILFCALYLIALVGNSVILVVIWVEQSLHTPMYLCLSMLAGSDLGLCVATLPNLLQLFWFSVHEINFNACLIQMFFIHVFSLMESGILLTTAFDRYVAISNPLRYTTILTNATIAKIGVGLLLWAVAVIFPGPFLIKQLKFCKANVLSHSYCLHPDIIKVSCSDHRNNSIYGLIIILITCGMDSVFILHSYLRILITVLHIASWEEQFKALNTCVSHICAVLLVYVPMLGVSIIHQFGKCVPPVVHVIMGYVYLLVPPVLNPVVYCIKTWEIRTRILGNLQL from the coding sequence ATGGTCTTTTTCAACAGCAGTGACTACAGACACTGCCTCCTGACTGGTTTCCCTGGCCTGGAGGTTTCACATCCAGTGCTCTCAATTTTGTTTTGTGCCCTGTACCTAATTGCCCTTGTAGGTAATAGTGTTATTTTAGTAGTTATCTGGGTGGAACAGTCactccacacacccatgtacctTTGTCTTTCCATGCTGGCTGGGAGTGACCTAGGGCTCTGTGTTGCCACCCTGCCAAACCTGCTCCAACTTTTCTGGTTCAGTGTGCATGAAATAAATTTCAATGCCTGCCTCATCCAGATGTTCTTCATCCATGTTTTCTCTCTTATGGAATCAGGCATCCTGCTGACCACGGCCTTTGACCGCTATGTGGCAATCTCCAACCCACTCAGATACACTACTATTTTGACTAATGCCACCATTGCCAAGATAGGTGTGGGGCTTTTGCTATGGGCTGTGGCTGTCATCTTCCCAGGACCCTTTCTCATTAAGCAACTGAAGTTTTGTAAGGCCAATGTTCTCTCCCACTCATACTGCCTGCACCCAGATATCATCAAGGTCTCCTGTTCTGACCACCGCAACAACAGCATTTATGGCCTCATCATCATTCTCATCACCTGTGGCATGGACTCTGTGTTCATCCTCCACTCTTATTTGAGGATCCTGATCACTGTGCTACACATTGCCTCATGGGAAGAACAATTCAAGGCCCTCAACACTTGTGTCTCCCACATCTGTGCTGTGCTGCTGGTCTATGTGCCTATGCTGGGGGTGTCCATTATTCATCAATTTGGGAAGTGTGTTCCACCAGTGGTGCACGTTATCATGGGCTATGTATACTTATTAGTGCCTCCTGTTCTCAACCCTGTTGTATATTGCATTAAGACCTGGGAGATACGCACCCGTATTTTGGGTAATCTGCAATTGTAG